In Pogoniulus pusillus isolate bPogPus1 chromosome 41, bPogPus1.pri, whole genome shotgun sequence, a genomic segment contains:
- the LOC135192015 gene encoding transducin-like enhancer protein 1 isoform X2 has protein sequence MFPQNRPPAHLQAPSAASGAAVTASAIPSTPQSLKLTYPETLDRIKEEFQFLQNQYHSLKLECEKLATEKTEIQRHYVMYYEMSYGLNIEMHKQTEIAKRLNVICAQLIPFLSQEHQQQVVQAVERAKQVTMTDLNAAIGHQLQTQHLSHHAPPIPLTPHPSGMQPASLAGISSASGLLALSGALGAQAQLLAKDDRGVHDTESRERDPGPSSLVLPNGERARAISEYLSSSKKRKVEEKDFTTDYGSDADKSEDNLVVDEDPSSPHSVHSYSSRENGVEKVPVGRKEAVPLSPTSMASSSSTSPSRGKDVPTVEKAGTPSLKASTPTSQGDAAAAGSSSAQQFRPTAAKAPVDPLALGLRNPLGVQSPYSAAFGMAHPAVNGDMAGTGAYASLHLMSPQLNGAAAAVGAGSYGRSPLVGYDPHPHMRVPGLAAGMQVGTTGKPAYSFHVSADGQMQPVPFPPDALIGSGIPRHARQLHTLSHGEVVCAVTISNSTRHVYTGGKGCVKVWDVGQPGTKTAVAQLDCLNRDNYIRSCKLLPDGRSLIVGGEASTLSIWDLAAPTPRIKAELTSSAPACYALAISPDAKVCFSCCSDGNIVVWDLQNQTLVRQFQGHTDGASCIDISNDGTKLWTGGLDNTVRCWDLREGRQLQQHDFSSQIFSLGYCPTGEWLAVGMESSNVEILHVSKPDKYQLHLHESCVLSLKFASCGKWFVSTGKDNLLNAWRTPYGASIFQSKETSSVLSCDVSTDDQFIVTGSGDKKATVYEVIY, from the exons ATGTTCCCGCAGAACCGACCGCCG GCCCACCTCCAGGCCCCCTCTGCTGCCTCAGGAGCCGCTGTCACTGCCAGTGccatccccagcaccccccagtcCCTCAAGCTGACGTACCCAGAGACCTTGGACCGCATCAAGGAGGAGTTCCAGTTCCTGCAGAACCAATACCACAG cttGAAGTTAGAATGTGAAAAGCTGGCAACAGAAAAAACAGAAATCCAGCGTCATTATGTCATG TACTACGAGATGTCCTACGGCCTGAACATTGAGATGCACAAACAG ACGGAGATCGCCAAGCGGCTCAACGTGATCTGTGCGCAGCTCATCCCGTTCCTGTCTCAGGAG caccagcagcaggtggTCCAGGCTGTGGAACGAGCGAAGCAGGTGACTATGACCGACCTGAACGCGGCCATCGGG caccagctccagaCCCAGCACCTCTCACACCACGCTCCCCCCATCCCGCTGACCCCCCACCCCTCTGGGATGCAGCCTGCCAGCCTCGCTGGCATCAGCAGTgcctcagggctgctggcacTCTCGGGGGCTCTGGGGGCCCAGGCCCAGCTCCTCGCCAAAGATGACAGAGGAGTCCACGACACCGAGTCCAGGG AGCGAGACCCCGGCCCT AGCTCCCTGGTGCTGCCCAACGGGGAACGGGCACGAGCCATCTCCGAGtacctgagcagcagcaagaagaggaaggtggaggagaaggacttcACCACAGACTAt GGCAGTGATGCAGACAAGAGTGAAGACAACTTGGTGGTGGATGAG GACCCCTCTTCCCCGCACAGCGTCCACTCCTACTCGTCCCGGGAGAACGGGGTGGAGAAGGTTCCAGTCGGGAGGAAGGAGGCTGTGCCACTCAGCCCGACCTCCAtggcctcctccagcagcacgtCCCCATCTCGGGGCAAGGACGTGCCCACG GTGGagaaggcagggacacccagcCTCAAGGCCAGCACTCCAACCTCCCAGGGCGATGCTGCAGCCGCAggctccagcagtgcccagcagtttCGCCCCACTGCTGCCAAGGCTCCTGTGGACCCTCTGG CCCTGGGCCTGAGGAACCCTTTGGGAGTGCAGAGCCCTTACTCGGCCGCCTTCGGCATGGCACACCCTGCCGTTAACGGGGACATGGCTGGCACCGGCGCCTACGCCAGCCTCCACCTCATGTCCCCGCAGCTCAACGGGGCCGCGGCCGCCGTGGGAGCTGGCAGCTATGGACGTTCCCCCCTG GTGGGCTACGACCCTCACCCCCACATGCGCGTcccggggctggcagctggcatgcAAGTGGGGACAACAGGGAAACC TGCCTACTCCTTCCACGTCAGCGCCGACGGGCAGATGCAGCCGGTGCCCTTCCCGCCCGATGCCCTCATCGGCTCGGGCATCCCCCGGCACGCTCGGCAGCTGCACACCCTGAGCCACGGCGAGGTGGTCTGCGCCGTCACCATCAGCAACTCCACGCGGCACGTCTACACCGGGGGCAAGGGCTGCGTGAAGGTGTGGGACGTGGGGCAGCCGGGCACCAAGACGGCCGTGGCTCAGCTggactgcctg AACCGCGACAACTACATCCGctcctgcaagctgctgccCGACGGCCGCAGCCTGATCGTGGGCGGGGAGGCCAGCACCCTCTCCATCTGGGACCTGGCAGCGCCCACGCCCCGCATCAAGGCCGAGctcacctcctctgcccctgcctgctaTGCCCTGGCCATCAGCCCCGACGCCAAagtctgcttctcctgctgcagcgaCGGCAACATCGTGGTGTGGGACCTGCAGAACCAGACCCTGGTCAG GCAGTTCCAGGGCCACACAGATGGTGCCAGCTGCATTGACATCTCCAacgatggcaccaagctgtggaCTGGAGGCCTGGACAACACCGTGCGGTGCTGGGACCTGCGGGAAGGgcgccagctgcagcagcacgaCTTCAGCTCCCAG ATCTTCTCCCTGGGCTACTGCCCGACAGGAGAGTGGTTGGCAGTGGGCATGGAGAGCAGCAACGTGGAGATCCTGCACGTCAGCAAACCAGACAAGTACCAGCTGCACCTCCACgagagctgtgtcctctccctCAAGTTCGCCTCCTGCG GGAAGTGGTTCGTGAGCACGGGCAAGGACAACCTGCTCAATGCCTGGCGGACACCCTACGGAGCCAGCATCTTCCAg tcaaAGGAGACCTCCTCTGTCCTCAGCTGCGACGTCTCCACGGATGATCAGTTCATTGTCACAGGCTCGGGGGATAAGAAAGCCACAGTCTATGAGGTCATTTACTGA
- the PLPP2 gene encoding phospholipid phosphatase 2, which yields MERRKVFVVLDVLCLAVASLPFIILTLVNSPYKRGFYCDDDSIRYPYKADTITHGLMAGVTITCTVAIISTGEAYLVYTERLYSKSEFNNYLAALYKVVGTFLFGGAISQSLTDLAKYMIGRLRPNFLAVCNPDWSKVNCSIYVQLENVCQGESRNVTESRLSFYSGHSSFGMYCMMFLALYVQARLVGKWARLLRPTIQFFLIAFAIYVGYTRVSDYKHHWSDVLAGLLQGALIAVLIVRYVSDFFKPRPPRPCGAKDTERKPSVPLTMGEPDCNHYSYRGGP from the exons ATGGAGCGCAGGAAGGTCTTCGTGGTGCTCGACGTGCTCTGCTTGGCGGTCG catctctgcccttTATCATCCTGACGCTGGTGAACTCCCCCTACAAGCGAGGCTTCTACTGCGACGATGACTCCATCCGCTACCCCTACAAGGCAGACACCATCACCCATGGCCTCATGGCTGGGGTCACCATCACCTGCACTGTTGCTATT ATCTCAACAGGGGAAGCATACCTGGTCTACACAGAGCGTCTCTACTCCAAGTCAGAGTTCAACAACTACCTGGCTGCCCTCTACAAGGTGGTTGGGACCTTCCTTTTTGGGGGAGCCATCAGCCAGTCCCTGACTGACCTGGCCAAGTACATGATCGGTCGCCTCCGGCCGAACTTCCTGGCCGTCTGCAATCCCGACTGGTCCAAGGTGAACTGCTCCATCTATGTGCAGCTGGAGAACGTCTGCCAGGGGGAGAGCAGGAATGTCACCGAGTCCAG ACTGTCCTTCTACTCTGGGCACTCCTCCTTTGGGATGTACTGCATGATGTTCCTGGCG ctctacGTGCAAGCCCGACTGGTGGGCAAGTGGGCACGGCTGCTGCGCCCTACCATCCAGTTCTTCCTCATCGCCTTCGCCATCTACGTGGGCTACACCAGGGTGTCCGACTACAAGCACCACTGGAGCGAcgtcctggcagggctgctccaaGGGGCTCTCATTGCCGTCCTCATT GTCCGCTACGTCTCTGACTTCTTCAAGCCCCGTCCCCCGCGGCCGTGCGGCGCCAAGGACACGGAGCGCAAGCCCAGCGTGCCGCTCACCATGGGCGAGCCTGACTGCAATCACTACAGCTACCGGGGTGGCCCCTGA
- the LOC135192015 gene encoding transducin-like enhancer protein 1 isoform X1, whose product MFPQNRPPAHLQAPSAASGAAVTASAIPSTPQSLKLTYPETLDRIKEEFQFLQNQYHSLKLECEKLATEKTEIQRHYVMYYEMSYGLNIEMHKQTEIAKRLNVICAQLIPFLSQEHQQQVVQAVERAKQVTMTDLNAAIGHQLQTQHLSHHAPPIPLTPHPSGMQPASLAGISSASGLLALSGALGAQAQLLAKDDRGVHDTESRATERDPGPSSLVLPNGERARAISEYLSSSKKRKVEEKDFTTDYGSDADKSEDNLVVDEDPSSPHSVHSYSSRENGVEKVPVGRKEAVPLSPTSMASSSSTSPSRGKDVPTVEKAGTPSLKASTPTSQGDAAAAGSSSAQQFRPTAAKAPVDPLALGLRNPLGVQSPYSAAFGMAHPAVNGDMAGTGAYASLHLMSPQLNGAAAAVGAGSYGRSPLVGYDPHPHMRVPGLAAGMQVGTTGKPAYSFHVSADGQMQPVPFPPDALIGSGIPRHARQLHTLSHGEVVCAVTISNSTRHVYTGGKGCVKVWDVGQPGTKTAVAQLDCLNRDNYIRSCKLLPDGRSLIVGGEASTLSIWDLAAPTPRIKAELTSSAPACYALAISPDAKVCFSCCSDGNIVVWDLQNQTLVRQFQGHTDGASCIDISNDGTKLWTGGLDNTVRCWDLREGRQLQQHDFSSQIFSLGYCPTGEWLAVGMESSNVEILHVSKPDKYQLHLHESCVLSLKFASCGKWFVSTGKDNLLNAWRTPYGASIFQSKETSSVLSCDVSTDDQFIVTGSGDKKATVYEVIY is encoded by the exons ATGTTCCCGCAGAACCGACCGCCG GCCCACCTCCAGGCCCCCTCTGCTGCCTCAGGAGCCGCTGTCACTGCCAGTGccatccccagcaccccccagtcCCTCAAGCTGACGTACCCAGAGACCTTGGACCGCATCAAGGAGGAGTTCCAGTTCCTGCAGAACCAATACCACAG cttGAAGTTAGAATGTGAAAAGCTGGCAACAGAAAAAACAGAAATCCAGCGTCATTATGTCATG TACTACGAGATGTCCTACGGCCTGAACATTGAGATGCACAAACAG ACGGAGATCGCCAAGCGGCTCAACGTGATCTGTGCGCAGCTCATCCCGTTCCTGTCTCAGGAG caccagcagcaggtggTCCAGGCTGTGGAACGAGCGAAGCAGGTGACTATGACCGACCTGAACGCGGCCATCGGG caccagctccagaCCCAGCACCTCTCACACCACGCTCCCCCCATCCCGCTGACCCCCCACCCCTCTGGGATGCAGCCTGCCAGCCTCGCTGGCATCAGCAGTgcctcagggctgctggcacTCTCGGGGGCTCTGGGGGCCCAGGCCCAGCTCCTCGCCAAAGATGACAGAGGAGTCCACGACACCGAGTCCAGGG CGACAGAGCGAGACCCCGGCCCT AGCTCCCTGGTGCTGCCCAACGGGGAACGGGCACGAGCCATCTCCGAGtacctgagcagcagcaagaagaggaaggtggaggagaaggacttcACCACAGACTAt GGCAGTGATGCAGACAAGAGTGAAGACAACTTGGTGGTGGATGAG GACCCCTCTTCCCCGCACAGCGTCCACTCCTACTCGTCCCGGGAGAACGGGGTGGAGAAGGTTCCAGTCGGGAGGAAGGAGGCTGTGCCACTCAGCCCGACCTCCAtggcctcctccagcagcacgtCCCCATCTCGGGGCAAGGACGTGCCCACG GTGGagaaggcagggacacccagcCTCAAGGCCAGCACTCCAACCTCCCAGGGCGATGCTGCAGCCGCAggctccagcagtgcccagcagtttCGCCCCACTGCTGCCAAGGCTCCTGTGGACCCTCTGG CCCTGGGCCTGAGGAACCCTTTGGGAGTGCAGAGCCCTTACTCGGCCGCCTTCGGCATGGCACACCCTGCCGTTAACGGGGACATGGCTGGCACCGGCGCCTACGCCAGCCTCCACCTCATGTCCCCGCAGCTCAACGGGGCCGCGGCCGCCGTGGGAGCTGGCAGCTATGGACGTTCCCCCCTG GTGGGCTACGACCCTCACCCCCACATGCGCGTcccggggctggcagctggcatgcAAGTGGGGACAACAGGGAAACC TGCCTACTCCTTCCACGTCAGCGCCGACGGGCAGATGCAGCCGGTGCCCTTCCCGCCCGATGCCCTCATCGGCTCGGGCATCCCCCGGCACGCTCGGCAGCTGCACACCCTGAGCCACGGCGAGGTGGTCTGCGCCGTCACCATCAGCAACTCCACGCGGCACGTCTACACCGGGGGCAAGGGCTGCGTGAAGGTGTGGGACGTGGGGCAGCCGGGCACCAAGACGGCCGTGGCTCAGCTggactgcctg AACCGCGACAACTACATCCGctcctgcaagctgctgccCGACGGCCGCAGCCTGATCGTGGGCGGGGAGGCCAGCACCCTCTCCATCTGGGACCTGGCAGCGCCCACGCCCCGCATCAAGGCCGAGctcacctcctctgcccctgcctgctaTGCCCTGGCCATCAGCCCCGACGCCAAagtctgcttctcctgctgcagcgaCGGCAACATCGTGGTGTGGGACCTGCAGAACCAGACCCTGGTCAG GCAGTTCCAGGGCCACACAGATGGTGCCAGCTGCATTGACATCTCCAacgatggcaccaagctgtggaCTGGAGGCCTGGACAACACCGTGCGGTGCTGGGACCTGCGGGAAGGgcgccagctgcagcagcacgaCTTCAGCTCCCAG ATCTTCTCCCTGGGCTACTGCCCGACAGGAGAGTGGTTGGCAGTGGGCATGGAGAGCAGCAACGTGGAGATCCTGCACGTCAGCAAACCAGACAAGTACCAGCTGCACCTCCACgagagctgtgtcctctccctCAAGTTCGCCTCCTGCG GGAAGTGGTTCGTGAGCACGGGCAAGGACAACCTGCTCAATGCCTGGCGGACACCCTACGGAGCCAGCATCTTCCAg tcaaAGGAGACCTCCTCTGTCCTCAGCTGCGACGTCTCCACGGATGATCAGTTCATTGTCACAGGCTCGGGGGATAAGAAAGCCACAGTCTATGAGGTCATTTACTGA